The Desmonostoc muscorum LEGE 12446 genome includes a region encoding these proteins:
- a CDS encoding AAA-like domain-containing protein yields the protein MTENYEYKIGGSLGENAPTYVVRQADSDLYYSLKAGDFCYIFNSRQMGKTSLIVRTMKKLQAEGFACTSLDFSVRGSRDVRSEQWYAGIVYKLVTNYNLANPSEFLLNWWRQRDDITPVQRLEEFIETVLLVSIPNKIIIFIDEIDSILSLEFATDDFFTLIRSCYEKRNFNREYQRLTFALVGVATPGDLIADRRRTPFNIGKAIQLYGFKQNEIEPLAKGFEGKIENPLALMQEVLAWTGGQPFLTQKVCKLLRNREIVNGEILEEIIRSQIIENWEAHDEPEHLKTIRDRILLGEQMAGRFLGWYQQILVSGYIPADESIEQMRFRLIGLVVKQQNKLEVYNKIYELVFNLNWVEQELNKLRPYSENFQAWVDSNYQDESRLLRGQALQDALRWANEKSLSNEDSRYLAASQELEKRELAAALVIKEEESRILAAANETLSQAQRKSKQRILFGSAFLAVSIIGGIVASMLAINAQKELQISQKATQLEQAGINLLREPFGLGEIDGLVEAMRAGRNLKTLVKDKQSLADYPAYTPIFSLQYILSNIRQVNQFKYKTSAVYFAFSPKNVLEINTISNGDSLYLPTFSADGKILASADVDNSIKLWNARTGEPLSTLIGHKEEIRKMAFSHNGKTLASVDFNNTIKLWDVSTGKPLSTLTRPQSGILSFSIAFSLDDKILASADADNTIKLLDVRTGKLISTLIGHQSAVFSVAFSSDRKTLASGSQNSTIKLWNVHTGQLLSTLTGHQDTVSSLAFSSNGKTLASGSYDKIIKLWDISSGKQFLTFRGQAPADRLAFSPDGKGLVSDDKNNTIKLWDISTRKPLSTALSYAKSTPSNLTKHLFGYSRIAFSPDGKTFASCTDDKTIKLWDFSTGKPLSTLTDHQVRVVHSLAFSADGKTLASGGIGQTITLWNVSTAKPISSFTVNQVAITSLAFSPDGKTLASGGQDESSDVKTRTSHSIKLWNVSTGKLISSLTGHQNYVNSVAFSSDGKTLASVDFNRTIKLWNVSTGKLTFSLTGHQDYVNSVAFSADGKTLASGSDDRTIKLWNVSTGQPISTLTGHQDGVTSAAFSPDGKVLASASQDKTIKLWKVSTGQVISTLTGHQGRVVSVVFSSDGKTLTSSSSDGTIKLWSLDLDDLLVQGCNWLKHYLANDDELRSELCPSQ from the coding sequence ATGACAGAAAATTACGAGTATAAAATTGGAGGGAGTTTAGGAGAAAATGCTCCCACTTACGTTGTTAGGCAAGCTGATTCTGACCTTTACTACAGCTTAAAAGCGGGTGATTTTTGTTATATTTTTAACTCCCGACAGATGGGGAAAACCAGCTTGATAGTTCGGACGATGAAAAAACTACAAGCAGAAGGTTTTGCTTGTACTTCTCTTGATTTTTCTGTGCGAGGTAGTCGAGATGTTAGGTCAGAACAGTGGTATGCAGGGATAGTTTACAAGCTTGTAACTAATTATAACCTTGCTAATCCATCAGAATTTCTCCTTAATTGGTGGCGACAAAGAGATGACATTACTCCCGTGCAACGTTTAGAGGAATTTATCGAAACTGTTTTATTAGTATCTATCCCAAATAAAATTATTATTTTTATTGACGAAATCGATAGTATTTTAAGTTTAGAATTTGCCACAGATGATTTTTTTACTTTAATCAGAAGCTGTTACGAAAAGCGAAATTTTAACCGAGAATATCAACGGTTGACTTTTGCTTTAGTTGGAGTTGCTACTCCTGGAGATTTAATTGCTGATAGAAGACGAACACCTTTTAATATTGGTAAGGCAATTCAACTTTATGGGTTTAAACAAAATGAAATTGAGCCATTAGCGAAAGGATTTGAAGGTAAGATAGAAAATCCTTTAGCTTTAATGCAAGAGGTATTAGCTTGGACTGGGGGTCAACCTTTTTTAACGCAGAAAGTTTGCAAATTATTGAGGAATAGGGAAATAGTAAATGGGGAAATATTAGAGGAAATTATTAGAAGTCAAATTATTGAAAATTGGGAAGCCCATGACGAGCCAGAGCATTTAAAGACAATACGAGATAGGATCCTTTTAGGAGAGCAGATGGCTGGGCGTTTTTTAGGATGGTATCAGCAAATTCTAGTTTCAGGGTATATTCCTGCTGATGAAAGTATAGAACAAATGAGATTCCGCCTTATTGGTTTGGTGGTTAAACAGCAGAATAAACTAGAAGTTTATAACAAAATATATGAGTTAGTTTTTAATTTAAATTGGGTAGAACAAGAATTAAATAAATTGCGTCCTTATTCCGAAAATTTTCAAGCTTGGGTAGATAGTAACTATCAGGATGAGTCACGGCTGTTGCGCGGACAAGCTTTGCAGGATGCTCTGCGCTGGGCTAATGAAAAAAGCTTAAGTAATGAGGATTCTAGATATTTAGCTGCTTCTCAGGAGTTAGAAAAAAGGGAACTTGCAGCAGCTTTGGTGATTAAGGAAGAGGAAAGCCGGATATTAGCAGCAGCGAATGAGACGTTAAGCCAAGCGCAACGGAAATCTAAGCAACGGATTCTATTTGGTTCTGCATTTTTAGCGGTTTCCATTATAGGAGGAATAGTTGCTTCGATGCTTGCTATCAATGCTCAAAAAGAACTTCAAATTTCTCAAAAAGCAACGCAATTGGAGCAAGCTGGAATAAATTTATTACGAGAACCATTTGGGCTAGGAGAAATTGACGGACTTGTGGAGGCTATGCGGGCTGGAAGAAACTTGAAAACTTTAGTGAAAGATAAACAATCTTTAGCAGATTATCCCGCTTACACTCCTATATTTAGCTTACAGTATATATTGTCAAACATCAGGCAAGTCAATCAGTTTAAGTATAAAACTAGTGCCGTGTATTTTGCTTTTAGTCCTAAGAATGTATTAGAAATAAATACTATTAGTAATGGAGATAGTTTATATCTACCCACTTTTAGTGCCGATGGCAAAATTTTAGCTTCTGCTGATGTTGACAATAGTATCAAATTATGGAATGCACGCACTGGGGAACCACTTTCTACCTTGATTGGACATAAAGAAGAAATCAGAAAGATGGCTTTTAGTCACAATGGTAAAACTTTAGCTTCTGTTGATTTTAACAACACCATCAAATTGTGGGATGTCAGCACTGGGAAACCACTTTCTACCTTAACTCGACCTCAATCAGGCATCTTGAGTTTTAGCATCGCTTTTAGTCTTGATGACAAAATTTTAGCTTCTGCTGATGCTGACAATACCATCAAATTGTTGGATGTCCGCACTGGGAAACTCATTTCTACCTTGATTGGACATCAATCTGCTGTCTTTAGTGTTGCTTTTAGTTCCGATCGCAAAACTTTAGCTTCTGGTAGTCAGAACAGCACTATTAAATTGTGGAATGTCCACACTGGTCAACTACTTTCTACCTTGACTGGGCATCAGGATACTGTCAGCAGTCTTGCTTTTAGTTCCAATGGCAAAACTTTAGCTTCTGGTAGTTACGACAAGATCATTAAATTGTGGGATATTAGCAGCGGAAAACAATTCTTGACCTTTCGAGGTCAAGCACCTGCCGACAGACTCGCTTTTAGTCCCGATGGCAAAGGTTTAGTTTCTGATGATAAGAACAATACCATTAAGTTGTGGGATATCAGCACGCGTAAACCACTTTCTACTGCTTTGAGCTACGCTAAATCTACGCCTTCTAACTTGACTAAACATCTATTTGGTTACTCCAGAATCGCTTTTAGTCCCGATGGCAAAACTTTTGCTTCTTGTACTGACGACAAGACGATTAAATTGTGGGATTTCAGCACTGGTAAACCACTTTCTACCTTGACTGACCATCAAGTTCGTGTTGTCCATAGCCTCGCTTTTAGTGCCGATGGCAAAACTTTGGCTTCTGGTGGTATTGGCCAGACCATCACATTGTGGAATGTCAGCACGGCTAAACCGATTTCTAGCTTCACTGTGAATCAAGTTGCTATCACCAGCCTCGCTTTTAGTCCTGATGGCAAAACTTTAGCTTCTGGTGGTCAAGACGAGTCTTCCGATGTCAAAACTAGAACTTCTCATAGTATCAAATTGTGGAATGTCAGCACTGGTAAACTAATTTCTAGCTTGACTGGGCATCAAAATTATGTGAACAGCGTCGCTTTTAGTTCCGATGGCAAAACTTTAGCTTCTGTTGATTTTAACAGAACCATCAAATTGTGGAATGTCAGCACTGGTAAACTAACTTTTAGCTTGACTGGGCATCAAGATTATGTGAACAGCGTCGCTTTTAGCGCCGATGGCAAAACTTTAGCTTCTGGTAGTGACGACAGGACTATCAAACTCTGGAATGTTAGCACTGGTCAACCAATTTCTACTTTGACTGGACATCAGGATGGTGTCACCAGTGCCGCTTTTAGTCCCGATGGTAAAGTTTTAGCTTCTGCTAGTCAGGACAAGACTATCAAATTGTGGAAGGTTAGTACTGGTCAAGTAATTTCTACCTTGACTGGGCATCAAGGTCGTGTTGTTAGTGTCGTTTTTAGTTCCGATGGTAAAACTTTAACTTCTAGTAGTAGTGATGGAACTATTAAATTGTGGAGTTTGGATTTAGATGATTTGCTCGTCCAGGGTTGTAACTGGCTAAAACATTACCTCGCCAACGATGATGAGTTGCGTTCTGAGTTATGTCCAAGTCAATGA
- a CDS encoding aldo/keto reductase, whose translation MQTKQLGNSELHITPIGFGAWAIGGGGWTYGWGAQDDQESIAAINGALDLGVNWIDTAAVYGLGHSEEIVAKALKGRSDRPYIFTKCSMIWDEKGKIGSSLKADSVRREVEASLRRLDIETIDLYQIHWPDPDSEIEEGWTTLTKLKDEGKVRYIGVSNFNVQQLQRAQKIAPVTSLQPPYSLGKRDVENEILPFCKENNIGVIVYSPMQSGLLTGKMTPERVANFPDDDWRKKNSEFQEPRLSRNLKLVEVLRHIGEKHGRSPGEVAIAWTLNNPAVTGAIVGGRNQKQVEGIIGAGEFRLNQQELDEIETFIRENP comes from the coding sequence ATGCAAACCAAACAGCTTGGGAATTCGGAGCTTCACATTACTCCAATTGGTTTTGGTGCCTGGGCGATCGGTGGAGGTGGCTGGACTTATGGTTGGGGAGCGCAGGACGATCAAGAATCCATCGCAGCTATCAATGGCGCTCTCGATCTGGGCGTGAATTGGATTGACACCGCAGCTGTTTATGGTCTAGGACATTCGGAGGAGATTGTTGCTAAGGCGCTCAAAGGTCGATCCGATCGCCCCTACATTTTCACTAAATGCTCGATGATTTGGGATGAAAAGGGCAAAATTGGTAGTAGCCTCAAGGCGGATTCTGTGCGACGGGAGGTTGAAGCTAGTCTGCGGCGACTGGATATTGAAACCATTGACCTTTACCAAATACACTGGCCAGACCCAGATTCCGAAATTGAAGAAGGGTGGACAACTCTGACGAAACTCAAAGATGAAGGTAAGGTTCGCTATATCGGGGTTTCAAACTTTAATGTCCAGCAGTTGCAACGCGCCCAGAAGATTGCACCAGTTACTTCATTGCAACCGCCTTATTCACTAGGTAAGCGCGATGTTGAAAACGAGATTTTGCCTTTTTGTAAGGAAAACAACATCGGTGTGATTGTTTATTCACCGATGCAATCTGGCTTGCTTACAGGAAAAATGACACCTGAGCGGGTTGCCAATTTCCCCGATGATGATTGGCGCAAAAAGAACAGTGAATTCCAAGAACCACGTCTCTCTCGTAATTTGAAGTTGGTGGAAGTGTTGCGACACATTGGTGAAAAACACGGTCGTTCCCCTGGTGAAGTGGCGATCGCTTGGACTTTAAATAATCCGGCGGTGACAGGGGCGATCGTTGGCGGACGCAATCAAAAGCAGGTGGAAGGAATCATCGGTGCTGGAGAATTTCGCCTTAATCAGCAGGAATTAGATGAAATTGAAACTTTCATCCGAGAGAATCCGTAA
- a CDS encoding SDR family oxidoreductase, whose amino-acid sequence MSEDLKGKVALITGANKGIGYEIARQLGSRGATVLVGARDIGRGQEAANKLGLSDIDAKAVQLDVVDQKTIDSTAQQIESEFGKLDILVNNAGILSDGDRLPPSQVDIQTLRHTYETNVFGVFAVTKALLPLLKKSTAGRIVNISSGLGSLTLNLDPNYEFANMKLVAYNSSKTAVNALTVLFAAELKDTPIKVNAADPGFTATDINQNQGYRTVEQGAKAAVRLATLPDDGSTGGFFDENGVLPW is encoded by the coding sequence ATGTCAGAAGATTTAAAGGGCAAAGTTGCACTCATCACTGGTGCAAACAAAGGTATTGGGTATGAAATTGCACGTCAACTAGGTTCTAGAGGTGCTACCGTTCTTGTTGGTGCCAGAGATATCGGACGCGGCCAAGAAGCGGCGAATAAACTTGGTTTAAGTGACATCGATGCCAAAGCAGTTCAACTCGATGTAGTAGACCAAAAAACAATCGACTCCACAGCCCAACAAATCGAGAGCGAATTTGGAAAACTTGACATCCTGGTAAACAATGCTGGGATACTAAGTGATGGCGATCGCCTTCCACCCAGTCAAGTAGATATTCAAACACTGCGACACACTTATGAGACAAATGTCTTTGGAGTATTTGCAGTCACAAAAGCCCTGTTGCCACTTTTGAAGAAATCAACAGCAGGGCGAATAGTAAATATATCCAGTGGTTTAGGTTCTCTAACTCTAAACTTAGACCCAAATTATGAGTTTGCTAATATGAAGCTTGTTGCTTATAACTCATCAAAAACAGCAGTAAACGCCCTGACAGTTTTGTTTGCTGCTGAGTTGAAAGATACCCCAATAAAAGTCAATGCTGCTGATCCTGGTTTCACAGCAACCGACATTAATCAAAATCAAGGTTACCGCACCGTCGAACAGGGAGCCAAAGCAGCAGTCAGACTTGCTACCCTCCCTGATGATGGCTCTACCGGAGGGTTTTTTGACGAGAATGGCGTGCTTCCGTGGTAA
- a CDS encoding AAA-like domain-containing protein, whose amino-acid sequence MARSVILRKDKQEKVLQRLHGDFFSQQDFAEDLGIAASTVSNFVNLKPVDRRYFIQICEKLSLDWRDFAVSPNQLNLNDNAKSEESTQLISNQIFNLQNLSSHTTLEYPEGQMEVNSPFYIERPPIDVRCYEEISKPGSLIRIKAPRQMGKSSLLARILYRAEQQGDETVYLSLQVAAQKCFSDSDTFLKWFCASVTRALNLTLKLDNYWDLAQIMGGNLCCQDYFERYLLPEINKPITLGLDEVDRVFEYPEIFGDFFGLLRVLHEEGKQRPIWKKLRLVIVHSTEVYVPINLNQSPFNVGLPVELPEFTPEQVQNLALLHKLNWSEKEVLQLMFMVGGHPFLVRLALYHVASQDITLTQLLQTAPTTTGIYSNYLRRIESILEQYPELEAAMKEVIRTKQQTQLNKKIRSKLKALGLVKIQGEEVVPSCELYQQYFSK is encoded by the coding sequence ATGGCACGCTCAGTCATCCTGCGGAAAGATAAACAAGAAAAAGTTCTACAACGTCTGCATGGGGATTTTTTTAGTCAGCAGGATTTTGCTGAGGATTTAGGTATTGCAGCATCGACGGTTAGTAATTTTGTTAATCTCAAACCAGTCGATCGCAGGTATTTTATCCAGATTTGTGAGAAATTAAGTCTAGATTGGCGAGATTTTGCAGTTTCCCCTAATCAATTAAATTTAAACGATAACGCTAAATCAGAAGAATCAACTCAATTAATATCTAATCAAATATTTAATTTACAGAATCTTTCATCTCACACTACCCTTGAATATCCAGAGGGACAGATGGAGGTTAATTCTCCCTTTTATATCGAACGTCCACCAATTGATGTCCGCTGTTATGAGGAAATTAGTAAACCTGGTTCTTTGATTAGAATTAAAGCACCGAGACAAATGGGTAAATCTTCCCTATTGGCAAGGATTTTGTATCGAGCAGAGCAACAGGGTGATGAAACTGTATACTTAAGTTTGCAGGTAGCTGCACAAAAGTGTTTTAGCGATAGCGATACATTTCTCAAATGGTTCTGTGCCAGTGTTACTAGAGCTTTAAATTTAACTCTCAAGCTGGATAATTACTGGGATTTAGCCCAAATCATGGGTGGAAATCTGTGCTGTCAAGATTATTTTGAAAGATACCTGCTCCCAGAAATCAACAAACCCATTACTTTGGGGTTAGATGAAGTTGATAGAGTATTTGAATACCCAGAAATTTTCGGAGACTTTTTTGGTTTACTGCGCGTACTCCACGAAGAAGGTAAACAACGCCCTATTTGGAAAAAACTGCGTTTAGTAATAGTCCACTCTACAGAAGTTTATGTACCAATAAACTTAAATCAATCGCCTTTTAATGTTGGTTTGCCTGTAGAATTACCAGAATTTACACCAGAGCAAGTACAAAATTTAGCACTGCTTCACAAACTTAACTGGAGTGAGAAAGAAGTTCTGCAACTGATGTTTATGGTAGGAGGACATCCGTTTTTAGTTAGACTTGCACTGTATCACGTTGCTAGTCAGGACATAACTTTGACTCAACTTTTACAAACAGCACCCACTACAACAGGAATATACAGCAACTATTTACGGCGAATAGAGTCAATTTTAGAACAATATCCTGAATTAGAAGCAGCGATGAAAGAGGTGATTAGAACTAAACAACAGACGCAATTAAATAAAAAGATTCGCTCAAAGTTAAAGGCTCTAGGGTTAGTAAAAATACAAGGAGAAGAAGTTGTGCCAAGCTGTGAATTATATCAGCAATACTTCTCAAAATAA
- a CDS encoding TIM-barrel domain-containing protein, translated as MSSATLSDVYKFLTVEEYFKDIKSWKTLNKASSYQYIDKEQTLVLEFQNSDGNTCAMLLQFVQNDTFRVRFNPRKRKEDYTNKNTRALVQNTFDELKNDAQQGDEKFYIDYEDKGGRGCILTTKKQQNGESIMQVIVTTDPFQVNVINCEPDGSSFKVWETSLPGILYTPNGNDDYAIIQSVNKPAPAKYIGFGEQGGTSLCRNNGQLNYFNFDNMRYRQVYNYGPLDGREPLYHSEPFFIEFNGVPEKDCVTGIYVDNRGQVLMDIGYNNSSSYLVGTRFGDLDYYFFMADTPAELIDSFTEIVGRSRLKPRWALGYHQGCYGYEDRGALEWTVRKHRDYQIPLDGLHVDVDVQDNYHTFTINTQKFPDPKGMFATLKAQGVRCSTNITPIISSNQRSDYKSYTEGVEKGYFVRDKRYFDDLNLSNPEDLNKGYSYQNYDPPGKESVFFAYDPEHNANTGNFYIGEVYYGNDRYTGLEMGTPGHYPDLGRQEVRDWWGKQYQYLFDMGLEMVWQDMTTPAIRSRRGDMRGFPFRLLVTDDSIVGDEPKLTPAIKVWNLYSYNLHKATYHGLNNLVYSEQSDKPGQRRKERNFIVGRGSFTGAHRFAALWTGDNSSTWDFLKMNVSQVMSLGMTGVTICGQDIGGFEQENDQQRWVGPELFIRWVAAGAFLPWFRNHYMRKGRKEFQEIFMYEEWFKQNWGGNLPEPQDLYRAVLPTCKYYIELRYRLLQVFYDAMFENTFDGLPICRPMFLNDPQDKALYNDKIAFLDDQFFVRHDLLIAPVLDPQSASNGYGKRDVYLPAGSNWYSFKDNKQPLDVAVDGGTTIRSFDASLSSDPKHIPFIVPIFVRAGAIIPTIEVEQYVGERNSKGLLNPITLNIYPGESGQYTMYLDDGESRASEPKESAIYDNDDLANSEYREVLITHNKTGSTRQIIVERKHDKYQPKEDFFFVAILHEPSEITGNSGSLKKLTINGQEAGLISGGNPGERAYKLSGSSTNAWYYNESIKISFVKVFDNSSSIKIQAEYNA; from the coding sequence ATGTCAAGCGCAACTTTATCAGATGTCTACAAGTTCCTTACAGTCGAAGAATATTTCAAAGACATCAAAAGCTGGAAAACCCTTAATAAAGCCTCTTCTTATCAATACATAGACAAAGAACAAACGCTGGTACTTGAGTTTCAAAACAGCGATGGCAATACCTGTGCCATGCTGCTTCAGTTCGTCCAGAATGATACCTTCCGCGTTCGTTTCAACCCTAGAAAACGCAAGGAAGATTACACCAATAAAAATACTCGAGCGTTAGTTCAAAACACCTTCGATGAGTTAAAAAACGATGCACAGCAAGGAGATGAAAAGTTTTATATAGATTACGAGGATAAAGGTGGTCGCGGCTGCATCCTAACTACGAAAAAGCAGCAAAATGGCGAATCTATCATGCAAGTAATTGTCACCACAGATCCATTCCAGGTCAATGTGATCAATTGCGAGCCTGACGGCAGCAGCTTTAAAGTCTGGGAGACATCACTACCTGGCATATTATATACTCCGAACGGGAATGACGATTATGCCATTATCCAGTCTGTGAACAAACCCGCACCAGCTAAGTATATTGGCTTTGGCGAACAAGGTGGCACATCATTGTGCCGCAATAACGGCCAACTCAACTATTTCAATTTCGATAACATGCGGTATCGCCAGGTCTATAACTACGGTCCCTTAGACGGACGAGAACCGCTTTACCACTCGGAACCGTTCTTTATTGAATTTAACGGCGTTCCGGAAAAAGATTGCGTCACCGGCATTTACGTTGATAATCGCGGTCAAGTCCTGATGGATATTGGCTACAACAACTCCAGTTCCTATCTGGTCGGTACGCGTTTCGGCGACCTAGACTATTACTTCTTCATGGCAGACACTCCTGCGGAGCTAATAGACAGCTTTACTGAGATTGTCGGACGCTCGCGGCTAAAACCCAGATGGGCTTTGGGATATCACCAAGGATGCTATGGGTATGAAGACCGGGGCGCTCTGGAATGGACTGTTCGCAAGCATCGTGACTACCAAATTCCCCTCGACGGCCTTCATGTCGATGTAGACGTACAGGATAACTATCACACCTTTACCATTAATACACAGAAGTTCCCCGATCCCAAAGGCATGTTTGCCACCTTAAAAGCCCAGGGTGTGAGGTGCAGCACGAACATTACCCCAATTATTAGCAGCAACCAAAGGTCTGACTACAAATCCTACACGGAAGGCGTGGAAAAGGGTTATTTTGTACGAGATAAGCGCTACTTCGACGATCTCAATCTCAGCAACCCTGAAGACCTTAACAAGGGTTACAGCTATCAGAATTACGATCCTCCTGGTAAGGAAAGCGTTTTCTTCGCATACGACCCAGAACACAACGCCAACACGGGCAATTTTTATATTGGCGAAGTCTACTACGGAAATGACCGATATACAGGACTGGAAATGGGTACGCCCGGTCATTACCCCGATTTAGGACGGCAAGAGGTGCGTGATTGGTGGGGCAAGCAATATCAATATCTCTTTGATATGGGACTGGAAATGGTTTGGCAGGACATGACAACACCTGCTATCCGTTCCCGTCGTGGGGATATGCGGGGCTTCCCCTTCCGATTGCTGGTTACTGACGATTCTATTGTGGGAGACGAACCCAAACTGACGCCAGCAATTAAGGTGTGGAATTTGTATTCGTACAATCTCCACAAAGCCACCTACCACGGCCTCAACAACCTTGTGTACTCAGAGCAATCAGATAAACCAGGACAGCGCCGCAAAGAGCGTAACTTCATCGTCGGGCGCGGCAGTTTCACAGGCGCACACCGCTTTGCCGCATTGTGGACAGGCGACAACTCTTCGACCTGGGATTTCCTGAAGATGAACGTGTCCCAAGTGATGTCACTTGGTATGACTGGTGTCACCATCTGCGGGCAAGATATCGGCGGCTTTGAACAAGAGAACGACCAACAACGCTGGGTCGGCCCAGAACTGTTTATCCGCTGGGTTGCTGCGGGAGCTTTCCTACCTTGGTTCCGCAACCACTATATGCGTAAGGGACGGAAAGAGTTCCAAGAAATCTTCATGTACGAAGAATGGTTTAAGCAAAATTGGGGTGGTAACCTACCAGAACCGCAAGATTTGTACCGTGCGGTTTTGCCTACCTGCAAGTATTACATTGAATTGCGGTATCGGTTGCTCCAGGTTTTCTATGACGCCATGTTTGAGAACACATTTGATGGGTTGCCCATCTGCCGACCGATGTTTCTCAACGACCCACAAGACAAGGCGCTCTACAATGACAAAATCGCCTTCCTCGACGACCAATTCTTCGTCCGCCACGATCTCCTCATCGCTCCAGTTCTAGATCCGCAGTCAGCTAGCAACGGCTACGGCAAACGGGATGTTTATCTGCCTGCTGGCAGCAACTGGTATTCTTTTAAAGACAACAAACAGCCCCTTGATGTTGCTGTTGATGGTGGGACTACTATCCGCAGTTTTGATGCCAGTCTGAGTAGCGACCCCAAACACATTCCGTTTATCGTTCCCATCTTCGTGCGAGCAGGTGCGATCATACCTACTATAGAGGTTGAACAATATGTAGGAGAGCGAAACAGCAAAGGTCTGCTCAATCCGATTACGTTGAATATCTATCCTGGTGAAAGTGGCCAATACACCATGTACTTGGATGACGGGGAAAGTCGTGCTTCTGAACCCAAGGAGTCAGCTATTTACGATAACGATGACTTGGCCAACAGCGAATATCGTGAGGTACTAATTACCCACAACAAAACTGGTTCAACACGCCAGATTATCGTGGAGCGTAAACATGACAAATATCAGCCCAAGGAAGACTTTTTCTTTGTGGCGATTCTACACGAGCCGTCTGAAATCACAGGTAATTCAGGTTCACTGAAAAAATTGACAATAAACGGGCAAGAGGCTGGCTTAATTTCAGGCGGCAACCCTGGAGAACGAGCTTATAAGCTCAGCGGTTCTTCCACAAATGCCTGGTACTACAACGAAAGCATCAAAATCAGTTTTGTCAAAGTGTTTGATAACAGTTCTTCGATCAAAATACAGGCAGAATACAACGCCTAA